A genome region from Streptomyces sp. S4.7 includes the following:
- a CDS encoding hemerythrin domain-containing protein: protein MGTSAIPDDAPGDRLAAFGNQLIDVHIWLREELARLQDDVDDHFAGDGERPRELQAHCLAFCSALTRHHTAEDDGVFPELARRFPELAPVLEQFAHDHHMVTAILGRLQDLLDGISPAPDAAEARRVRGELDGLVALVESHFTYEEKKLVAALNALDTPLPGDFALRDARGG, encoded by the coding sequence ATGGGGACCTCCGCCATACCGGACGACGCGCCGGGCGACCGCCTCGCGGCGTTCGGCAATCAGCTGATCGATGTGCACATCTGGCTCCGTGAGGAGCTCGCCCGGCTTCAGGACGACGTCGACGACCACTTCGCGGGAGACGGTGAGCGCCCGCGCGAACTACAGGCGCACTGCCTCGCGTTCTGCTCCGCCCTGACCCGGCATCACACGGCGGAGGACGACGGGGTCTTTCCCGAACTGGCGAGGCGCTTTCCCGAGTTGGCGCCCGTACTGGAGCAGTTCGCGCACGACCACCACATGGTGACCGCCATCCTCGGCCGGCTCCAGGACCTGCTCGACGGCATCAGCCCGGCCCCGGACGCCGCCGAGGCGCGTCGGGTGCGGGGTGAACTGGACGGTCTCGTCGCGCTGGTGGAGTCCCACTTCACCTACGAGGAGAAGAAGCTGGTCGCCGCGCTCAACGCGCTGGACACACCACTGCCCGGCGACTTCGCCCTCCGGGACGCGCGCGGCGGGTAG